The following are from one region of the Methanomassiliicoccales archaeon LGM-DZ1 genome:
- a CDS encoding DEAD/DEAH box helicase, which yields MKFGDLDIPEELKGLLEAQGFSEMYPPQAEAIPKALSGRNLVAAVPTASGKSLIGFIPALTSVLRDRCRVLYIVPLKALASEKRDDLAKFSDLGIRTVSATGDPDRDEDIGNADIVIATSEKADSLIRHGNRWLDGLGLLIADEVHMIHDPGRGPTLEVAMTKLMLRNPRLQVIALSATVSNAEDLARWLDADLVKSDWRPTKLREGVYFNGEIVFDDASSVQVPPEKDEMWGLIKQTVQEGGQAMVFVNSRRSAESLASKYAKRMLALTGSSITKAERTVLEGGAETTAVGTKLAECVSCGIAFHHAGLAYGQRRAVEDGFRGRRIKCIVATPTLAAGINLPARRVIVRDTSRFEANAGSVPIPVMEIKQMCGRAGRPGYDPWGEAVLIAKSYEDYEHLMDDYVCHDTERITSKLGNEAALRSHILGLIATGDAGSEDSIKTFLESTFFGSTSQMYGVEQLISNVVDFLDENGMVETAGDSIRILPFGKRASDLYIDPWTAVILKKAVLKMDSSADELQIMQAIACTPDIMGMYPKKGDRDMLESIDAEYDGDWLCTIEDECGTDDGDVAWDNHMSDLKTAVLLRDWIEERPEESITEGLGVGPGDIRSRVDSADWILYAMNEVAMIFNPDASGMIKPLLTRMRYGVKEELIPLVSLRGIGRARARTLYNAGLRTRGDIARADESEIASLPKIGPFLAGSLKDQVGREAPEVSAPGDDAPPQEDDEETDYMLEKMAAEEEEKTGSGQKKLDMY from the coding sequence ATGAAGTTCGGCGACCTAGACATACCGGAGGAGCTCAAGGGGCTGCTGGAGGCCCAGGGTTTCTCCGAGATGTACCCCCCGCAGGCCGAGGCCATCCCCAAGGCGCTCTCCGGGAGGAATCTGGTCGCCGCCGTTCCCACCGCCTCCGGGAAATCGCTGATCGGTTTCATACCGGCGCTGACCTCGGTCCTGCGGGACCGCTGCCGCGTCCTCTACATCGTCCCGCTGAAGGCGCTGGCCTCCGAGAAGAGGGACGACCTCGCGAAATTCTCTGATCTGGGTATCCGCACGGTGTCAGCCACCGGCGACCCCGACAGGGACGAGGACATAGGGAACGCCGACATAGTCATCGCCACCTCCGAGAAGGCGGACTCCCTCATCCGCCACGGGAACCGCTGGCTCGACGGCCTGGGTCTGCTGATCGCGGACGAGGTGCACATGATACACGACCCGGGGAGGGGGCCCACCCTGGAGGTCGCCATGACCAAGCTGATGCTCAGGAACCCCCGCCTGCAGGTCATCGCGCTGTCCGCCACCGTCTCCAACGCCGAGGACCTCGCCCGCTGGCTGGATGCCGACCTGGTCAAGTCCGATTGGAGGCCGACGAAGCTGAGGGAAGGGGTGTACTTCAACGGGGAGATCGTCTTCGACGACGCTTCCTCCGTCCAGGTCCCCCCAGAGAAGGACGAGATGTGGGGCCTGATCAAGCAGACCGTGCAGGAAGGCGGCCAGGCGATGGTCTTCGTGAACTCCCGCAGGTCCGCCGAATCGCTCGCCTCCAAGTACGCCAAGCGCATGCTGGCACTTACAGGATCGAGCATCACCAAGGCAGAGCGCACGGTGCTCGAGGGCGGGGCGGAGACCACCGCGGTCGGGACCAAGCTGGCGGAGTGCGTCTCCTGCGGGATAGCCTTCCACCATGCCGGCCTCGCCTACGGTCAGAGGCGGGCGGTGGAGGACGGGTTCCGCGGCCGGAGGATCAAGTGCATCGTCGCCACCCCGACGCTCGCCGCTGGGATCAACCTTCCAGCCAGGAGGGTCATCGTCAGGGACACCTCCCGTTTCGAGGCCAACGCCGGCAGCGTCCCCATACCGGTGATGGAGATCAAGCAGATGTGCGGGCGCGCAGGGCGCCCGGGCTACGACCCCTGGGGGGAGGCCGTGCTGATCGCCAAATCCTACGAGGACTACGAGCACCTGATGGATGATTACGTCTGCCACGACACCGAGAGGATCACTTCCAAGCTGGGGAACGAGGCGGCGCTGAGGTCTCACATCCTGGGGCTCATCGCCACGGGGGATGCCGGGTCCGAGGACAGCATAAAGACCTTCCTCGAGTCCACTTTCTTCGGCTCCACGAGCCAGATGTACGGCGTGGAGCAGCTGATCTCCAATGTCGTGGACTTCTTGGACGAGAACGGGATGGTGGAGACCGCAGGCGACAGCATCCGCATCCTCCCGTTCGGGAAGAGGGCGTCGGACCTCTACATCGACCCCTGGACGGCTGTCATACTGAAGAAGGCGGTCCTGAAGATGGACTCCTCCGCCGACGAGCTGCAGATCATGCAGGCGATCGCCTGCACACCCGACATCATGGGGATGTACCCGAAGAAAGGCGACAGGGACATGCTCGAGTCGATCGACGCCGAGTACGACGGCGACTGGCTCTGCACTATAGAAGACGAGTGCGGGACGGACGACGGGGACGTCGCCTGGGACAATCATATGTCAGACCTCAAGACAGCAGTCCTCCTGAGGGATTGGATAGAGGAGAGGCCGGAGGAGTCCATCACCGAGGGGCTCGGGGTCGGCCCCGGCGACATCCGCTCGCGCGTGGACTCGGCGGACTGGATCCTCTATGCCATGAACGAGGTGGCCATGATCTTCAACCCGGACGCCTCCGGGATGATCAAGCCCCTGCTAACCAGGATGCGCTACGGTGTGAAGGAGGAGCTGATCCCCCTGGTCTCCCTGCGCGGCATCGGCAGGGCGAGGGCGAGGACCCTCTACAATGCCGGGCTGAGGACTCGCGGCGATATAGCCAGAGCAGATGAGTCCGAGATAGCGTCACTCCCCAAGATCGGCCCGTTCCTGGCCGGGAGCCTCAAGGACCAGGTCGGCCGCGAGGCGCCCGAGGTCTCCGCGCCCGGGGACGATGCACCTCCGCAGGAAGACGACGAGGAGACCGATTACATGCTCGAGAAGATGGCCGCGGAGGAAGAAGAGAAGACCGGCTCCGGGCAGAAGAAGCTAGACATGTACTGA
- a CDS encoding ribonuclease III domain-containing protein: protein MAEDAFAEALEDRENLPWVKRGLTDGSYKKYTDMNVPGHGSDNSDLATLGDSLLKFMLTLMLMDREEQLSKARQRYETDEVLTKVIGRHYGILGFMYYDRKDPNFPRDYGWEPKGSANEDRPHKHVATAVEGTLGGIYMEHRDMEEIRGIVERWKSLIDTESKLQEAVRHPGSA from the coding sequence ATGGCGGAAGATGCATTCGCTGAGGCTCTGGAGGACCGGGAGAACCTGCCCTGGGTGAAACGCGGGCTCACCGACGGGTCGTACAAGAAGTACACGGACATGAACGTCCCCGGACACGGGTCCGACAACTCTGACCTCGCGACCCTGGGGGACTCGCTCCTGAAGTTCATGCTGACGCTTATGCTCATGGATAGGGAGGAGCAGCTCTCGAAGGCCAGGCAGAGGTACGAGACCGATGAGGTCCTGACGAAGGTCATCGGCAGGCACTACGGGATCCTGGGGTTCATGTACTACGACAGGAAGGACCCGAACTTCCCGAGGGACTACGGATGGGAGCCGAAAGGGTCAGCCAACGAGGACAGGCCCCACAAGCACGTCGCCACGGCCGTCGAGGGGACCCTCGGAGGCATCTACATGGAGCACAGGGACATGGAGGAGATCCGGGGCATCGTTGAGCGCTGGAAGTCCCTCATAGACACCGAAAGCAAGCTGCAGGAGGCCGTGAGGCATCCCGGCTCCGCATGA
- the thrC gene encoding threonine synthase, translated as MVEHKVVCWKCGNEVKDPYVNLCPKCGGLLTIRIDLSKASEKNPEDLRQKPLGVWRYADFMPVDEAHKVSIQEGGTPLYKTEALGAAVDVPNAYVKFEGLNPTGSFKDRGMTVGVSHAKELGAKVVGCASTGNTSAALSAYASKAGMKCAVFLPSGKVAMGKLAQALFFGAKVLSVDGNFDDALALARKMADERKLYLLNSINPYRPEGQKSVMFEIWDQLGFEMPDRVILPVGNAANIWAVYKACMELKELGWIDKVPKLTGIQAAGAAPVANAFAEGATEFVPVGSPETVATAIRIGNPVSGQKALKAIYDTKGYCATVTDDEIIAAQQLLGRKEGICVEPASAASVAGLKKLREMGIIEKDETVACICTGNGLKDPDTILANVPKPIPCQNSVEDVERILAED; from the coding sequence ATGGTAGAACACAAAGTTGTTTGCTGGAAGTGCGGAAACGAGGTCAAGGACCCGTATGTGAACCTGTGCCCCAAGTGCGGCGGCCTCCTGACCATCAGGATCGACCTGTCCAAGGCATCGGAGAAGAACCCCGAGGACCTCAGGCAGAAGCCCCTGGGGGTCTGGAGGTACGCCGACTTCATGCCCGTCGACGAGGCCCACAAGGTCTCCATCCAGGAGGGCGGGACCCCCCTGTACAAGACCGAGGCCCTCGGGGCGGCCGTCGACGTCCCCAACGCCTACGTCAAGTTCGAGGGGCTCAACCCGACCGGGTCCTTCAAGGACCGCGGCATGACCGTGGGCGTGTCCCACGCCAAGGAGCTCGGCGCCAAGGTCGTCGGATGCGCTTCCACCGGGAACACCTCCGCCGCCCTCTCCGCATATGCGTCCAAGGCCGGCATGAAATGCGCCGTGTTCCTCCCCTCCGGCAAGGTCGCCATGGGCAAGCTGGCGCAGGCCCTGTTCTTCGGGGCCAAGGTGCTGTCCGTCGACGGCAACTTCGACGACGCGCTGGCACTCGCGAGGAAGATGGCCGACGAGAGGAAACTGTACCTCCTCAACTCCATCAACCCCTACAGGCCCGAAGGCCAGAAGTCCGTCATGTTCGAGATCTGGGACCAGCTGGGCTTCGAGATGCCCGACAGGGTCATCCTGCCCGTCGGCAACGCCGCCAACATCTGGGCGGTCTACAAGGCCTGCATGGAACTCAAGGAGCTCGGATGGATCGACAAGGTCCCCAAGCTGACCGGCATCCAGGCCGCCGGCGCCGCGCCCGTGGCCAACGCCTTCGCGGAGGGTGCGACCGAGTTCGTGCCCGTCGGCAGCCCTGAGACCGTCGCCACCGCCATCAGGATCGGGAACCCCGTGTCCGGGCAGAAGGCGCTCAAGGCCATCTACGACACCAAGGGATACTGCGCCACCGTCACCGACGACGAGATCATCGCCGCTCAGCAGCTCCTCGGCAGGAAAGAGGGCATCTGCGTGGAGCCCGCTTCGGCCGCGTCCGTGGCCGGCCTCAAGAAGCTCCGCGAGATGGGCATCATCGAGAAGGACGAGACCGTCGCCTGCATCTGCACCGGCAACGGCCTGAAGGACCCCGATACCATCCTCGCCAACGTCCCCAAGCCCATACCCTGCCAGAACTCCGTCGAGGATGTCGAGCGTATCCTCGCCGAGGACTGA
- a CDS encoding homoserine kinase, with protein MENSDEWIRISAPATTSNIGAGFDIFGLAIHEPADIIEGRKIPSGLVISGIDGPGSEGITRDPEKNSVTIAAKAVLDAMHADFGIEVKIHKGIRPCSGIGSSGASAAGGAYLAYVMTGEKMPKDQLIMCAAQSEKYTSGAVHCDNVAPCILGGFTVIPSYEPFEVLRIEPPKDLGLVVALPDVMVATADARKVLPKEVPVKDLVFHTGHSAAMVYAMMTGDLGLIGRSVKDAVFEPARKHLVPHLAEAEKAATDAGAIVSFMGGSGPAIMAFYDLKKGKQLGDRIADAIKNVYRDAGMKVDVWVTVCGSGCRRI; from the coding sequence ATGGAAAACAGCGACGAATGGATCAGGATATCCGCGCCGGCCACGACCTCGAACATAGGGGCGGGCTTCGACATATTCGGGCTCGCTATTCATGAGCCCGCGGACATCATCGAAGGGAGGAAGATACCTTCCGGCCTCGTCATCAGCGGGATCGACGGGCCCGGCTCCGAGGGGATCACCCGCGACCCGGAGAAGAACTCCGTCACGATCGCCGCGAAGGCCGTCCTCGACGCCATGCACGCCGACTTCGGGATAGAGGTGAAGATCCACAAGGGCATCAGGCCCTGCTCGGGCATCGGCTCCTCCGGGGCATCGGCGGCAGGCGGGGCGTACCTCGCCTACGTCATGACCGGGGAGAAGATGCCCAAGGACCAGCTCATCATGTGCGCGGCCCAGTCGGAGAAATACACTTCCGGCGCCGTCCACTGCGACAACGTGGCCCCGTGCATCCTCGGAGGGTTCACGGTCATCCCCTCCTACGAGCCTTTCGAGGTGCTCCGCATAGAGCCCCCGAAGGACCTGGGACTGGTCGTCGCCCTGCCCGACGTCATGGTGGCCACCGCCGATGCGAGGAAAGTGCTCCCGAAGGAGGTCCCGGTGAAGGACCTCGTCTTCCACACGGGGCACTCGGCGGCCATGGTGTATGCGATGATGACAGGGGACCTCGGCCTGATCGGACGGTCCGTAAAGGACGCTGTCTTCGAACCGGCCAGGAAGCACCTGGTGCCCCACCTGGCCGAGGCCGAGAAGGCCGCCACGGACGCCGGGGCCATCGTCTCCTTCATGGGAGGCTCCGGGCCCGCGATCATGGCCTTCTACGACCTCAAGAAAGGGAAGCAGCTCGGCGACAGGATCGCCGATGCGATAAAGAACGTTTACCGCGATGCGGGAATGAAAGTGGACGTCTGGGTAACTGTCTGCGGCAGCGGATGCAGGAGGATTTGA
- the cgi121 gene encoding KEOPS complex subunit Cgi121, producing the protein MEVSVIGLRGASFAGAAEWFRSRGLEAVLLEPSMVCGRDHCVSAAMHAERAFSEGRNRSRTMATETVMYAAAERQIGKALEKMRPKGSDMVAVVLGSRDPDISGLGAEEDDSLFAPSEEKARNLGAELFPGVPPEDCVLEAVASVDLMKQ; encoded by the coding sequence ATGGAAGTCTCGGTCATAGGGCTCAGGGGCGCATCGTTCGCCGGCGCCGCGGAGTGGTTCCGCTCCCGGGGGCTGGAGGCCGTCCTGCTTGAACCGTCTATGGTGTGCGGGAGGGACCACTGCGTCTCGGCGGCCATGCATGCCGAGCGCGCGTTCTCCGAGGGCAGGAACCGCTCGAGGACGATGGCGACCGAGACGGTCATGTACGCCGCCGCCGAGAGGCAGATCGGGAAGGCACTGGAGAAGATGAGGCCGAAGGGAAGCGACATGGTCGCCGTCGTCCTGGGCTCCCGGGACCCGGACATCTCGGGGCTCGGCGCGGAGGAGGACGACTCCCTGTTCGCGCCTTCGGAGGAGAAAGCGAGGAACCTGGGGGCGGAGCTCTTCCCCGGGGTTCCGCCCGAGGACTGCGTCCTGGAGGCGGTGGCCTCGGTGGACCTCATGAAGCAATGA
- a CDS encoding Zn-ribbon domain-containing OB-fold protein produces MAMVSAKEWREIPGRYNLIGTKCGKCGRIYFPARAFCPYCRRASAGQMQPFALKRTGEVYSFSIVHEASGFNERQMPYAVAMVKNDDGVFIEAQLVDVDPADIKIGMRVRAVMRKLNEDGAAGIIHYGYKFVPAKE; encoded by the coding sequence ATGGCAATGGTTTCCGCCAAGGAATGGCGTGAGATCCCGGGAAGGTACAACCTGATCGGGACCAAATGCGGCAAGTGCGGGAGGATCTACTTCCCGGCCAGGGCGTTCTGCCCCTACTGCAGGCGCGCGTCCGCCGGGCAGATGCAGCCCTTCGCCCTCAAGAGGACCGGGGAGGTCTATTCCTTCTCCATCGTCCACGAGGCGTCCGGGTTCAACGAGAGGCAGATGCCTTACGCCGTCGCTATGGTGAAGAACGACGACGGGGTGTTCATCGAGGCCCAGCTGGTCGACGTGGATCCCGCCGATATCAAGATCGGCATGCGCGTCCGCGCCGTCATGAGGAAGCTCAACGAGGACGGCGCCGCCGGCATCATCCACTACGGCTACAAGTTCGTGCCTGCGAAGGAGTGA